AACCCGCCCAACTTCACGGGCCTGGAAAACTTCCAGCGGGCGCTGACCGACCCGGTGATGGGGCAGGCGGCCCTGAACCTGGCGATCTGGGTGGGGGCCGGGCTGCTGCTGGCGGTGGTGCCGCCCCTCCTGATCGCGGAGCTGATCTTTCACCTGCGCGGGCGGCGGCGGCAGTACGCCTACCGGACCCTCTTCGTGTTGCCCATCGTGATTCCGTCCTTGGTGCTGCTGCTGGTGTGGGGGAGCTTCTACCGCAGCGACGGCCTGCTCAACACCCTCCTGGGCGCGGTGGGGCTGGAGGGGCTGCGACACGACTGGCTCAGCGATCCGGGGACGGCGCTGCCCAGCCTGATCTTCCTGGGATTCCCTTACATTGACGCTTTCAATTTCCTGCTGCTCTACGCGGGGCTGCAGAACATCCCCGACGAGGTCTTTGACGCCGCGCGGCTGGACGGGGCAACCGGCTGGCGGCGGGTGCTGCGGATTGACCTGCCGCTGCTGCGCCCGCAACTGGCGCTGATCGCGGTGCTGGCGATCATCGGAAACGTGCAGTACTTCATCAGCCCGCTGGTGCTGACCTCGGGCGGGCCGGGCTTTGCGACGACCGTGCCTGCGCTGCTGATGTACTACACGGCCACCCGCGATGGCGAATACGGGTACGCGATGGCCATCGCGGTCCTGCTGATGATCGTGGTCGTTGTGTTGACCGCCTTCTCGCGCCTGCTCAGCCGGGGGAACCGATGAAGCGGGGCGGCCTGACCGTGGGCGAGGTGGTGCGGCAGGGGCTGCTGCTGCTGTTCGGCCTGCTGGCGCTCTTCCCGCTGTATTTCAGCGTGGTCAATTCCTTCAAGAGCCGGGTGCAGTACGCCGAAAACCTGCTGAACCTCCCCTTCCCGGCCCACCCGGAGAACTACGCGTTGGCCTGGGCACAGATTCAGGGGCCGCTGCTGAACTCGGTCATCGTGACCCTGACGAGCGTGCTGGCGACGCTGGTGTTCGCCAGTCTCAGCGCCTATGCCTTCGCGCTGATGGACTTTCCGGGGCGGCACCTGCTGTTCGGGGTCACCTTCGCGCTGCTGCTGGTGCCCGAGTTCCTGACCCTGATCCCGCTGTACGTCCAGATTCAGGCGCTCACGCTGCCCAGCAACTACCTCGCGATCATCCTGCCGACCATCGCCGCCGGGCAGCCCTTTGCGATTCTGGTGCTGCGGGCCGCCTTCGAGGCGATTCCGCGCGACATGCTGGAGGCCGCGCGGCTCGACGGGGCGGGGCACCTCGCGCTGCTGCGCCGGATCGTGCTGCCCGTCAGCCTGCCCGTGCTGGTCAGCGTGGCGATCATCCGGCTGATTCCGGTGTGGAACGAGTACCTGCTGCCCTCTCTGGTGCTCGACGAGCGGCACCGGACCCTGCCGGTCGCGCTGGTGGCCTTTCAGGGGGGCGGGGCCGCCACGGCGGTCACGCCGAACTACGGGGCGCTGATGGCCTCCTACGTGCTGGCAGCGGTGCCGCTGGTGCTGCTCTTTGCCTTCCTGATGCGCTACTACATCCAGGGGGTGACGAGCGGCGGGGTGAAAGGGTAGTTGGGAAGGGGAGAGGGCGGGGAGGCACCTTGACCTCCCCGCCCTCCCATTTGGCCCGCTCAGGCCGGAACGAGCACCACCGCGCCCCGCGCGGGCACGTTCAGCTCGGCGTCGCCGCGCAGGTCGAAGGTCTGCCCGCTCAAGGCGTCGCGGTACGCGCCAGGCCGCACCCCAGTCAGCGGCAGCCGGGCCTCCGCCTGCGCGGTGTTGAGGGCGACATATGCCGCCTGTTCCTCCAACTCGCGGGCGTAGACGAGGCCCTCGCCCTCCGCATAGGTGAAGCGCAGCTCGCCCCGGCGCAGGGCGGGAGTGGCGTGGCGGGTGGCGGTGAGCTGCCGGAGCAGGCCCAGCGTCTCGCGGTCCCAGCTCGCCTCGTCGTGCCAGGGGAAGGCGCGGCGGCAGTCGGGGTCGGGGCCACCGGGGAGGCCCACCTCGTCGCCGGAGTAGATGCACGGCGCCCCCACGTAGGTCATCTGGAAGACGCTGGCGAGCCGGAAGGCGCCAGCGTCCCCGCCCGCCGCCGTCAGAAAGCGGGCCGTGTCGTGCGAGTCGAGCAGGTTGAGCTGTGCCCGCACGATCTCGGGGTGGTACATCCGCGTGACTTCCCCGATGCGCCGGGCGAAGGCGGCGGCGTCGATGGGGTCCACCCGGCCCATCCCGCTGACCTCGTTCACCGCGTGGTTGATCGTCCGCGCTCCGAAAAAGCCCAGGCACGGGCGGGTGAAGTGGTAGTTCATCACGGCGTCGAACTGGTCGCCAGCCAGCCAGCGGTGCGCGTCCCCCCAGATCTCCCCCACGATGTAGGCGTCCGGGTTCACGGCCTTGACCCGCCCACGGAACTCGCGCCAGAAGTCGTCGTCGTCGATCTCATTGGGCACGTCCAGCCGCCAGCCGTCCACCCCGAAGCGCATCCAGTACTCGCCCACCGAGAGCAGGAACTCGCGCACGGCGGGGTTCGCGGTGTTGAACTTCGGCAGCGCCCGGATGCCCCACCACGCCTGGTAACCCGCGGGCTTGGCGTCGTCGTAGGCGTGCAGCGGCCAGCCGTCCACGTGGAACCAGTCGCGGTAGGCGCTCGCCTCGCCCTGTTCCAGCAGGTCGTTGAACTGGAA
This genomic stretch from Deinococcus sp. HSC-46F16 harbors:
- a CDS encoding carbohydrate ABC transporter permease, giving the protein MKRGGLTVGEVVRQGLLLLFGLLALFPLYFSVVNSFKSRVQYAENLLNLPFPAHPENYALAWAQIQGPLLNSVIVTLTSVLATLVFASLSAYAFALMDFPGRHLLFGVTFALLLVPEFLTLIPLYVQIQALTLPSNYLAIILPTIAAGQPFAILVLRAAFEAIPRDMLEAARLDGAGHLALLRRIVLPVSLPVLVSVAIIRLIPVWNEYLLPSLVLDERHRTLPVALVAFQGGGAATAVTPNYGALMASYVLAAVPLVLLFAFLMRYYIQGVTSGGVKG
- a CDS encoding glycoside hydrolase family 13 protein, yielding MSPTEQPHPVTPAWVADAVFYQIFPDRFARSGRVTGLNLQPWGSPPTIHGYMGGDLWGVAERLDHIQSLGVTAIYFCPVFQSASNHRYHTHDYFQVDPMLGGNDALRHLLDEAHARGIRVVLDGVFNHASRGFFQFNDLLEQGEASAYRDWFHVDGWPLHAYDDAKPAGYQAWWGIRALPKFNTANPAVREFLLSVGEYWMRFGVDGWRLDVPNEIDDDDFWREFRGRVKAVNPDAYIVGEIWGDAHRWLAGDQFDAVMNYHFTRPCLGFFGARTINHAVNEVSGMGRVDPIDAAAFARRIGEVTRMYHPEIVRAQLNLLDSHDTARFLTAAGGDAGAFRLASVFQMTYVGAPCIYSGDEVGLPGGPDPDCRRAFPWHDEASWDRETLGLLRQLTATRHATPALRRGELRFTYAEGEGLVYARELEEQAAYVALNTAQAEARLPLTGVRPGAYRDALSGQTFDLRGDAELNVPARGAVVLVPA
- a CDS encoding carbohydrate ABC transporter permease, coding for MTALPGTRSAPSVSQRGPLARLREGWPAYLFLLPTLLVVGYFSYYPAYVAVTRAFTDWDGLNPPNFTGLENFQRALTDPVMGQAALNLAIWVGAGLLLAVVPPLLIAELIFHLRGRRRQYAYRTLFVLPIVIPSLVLLLVWGSFYRSDGLLNTLLGAVGLEGLRHDWLSDPGTALPSLIFLGFPYIDAFNFLLLYAGLQNIPDEVFDAARLDGATGWRRVLRIDLPLLRPQLALIAVLAIIGNVQYFISPLVLTSGGPGFATTVPALLMYYTATRDGEYGYAMAIAVLLMIVVVVLTAFSRLLSRGNR